The following proteins come from a genomic window of Rutidosis leptorrhynchoides isolate AG116_Rl617_1_P2 chromosome 10, CSIRO_AGI_Rlap_v1, whole genome shotgun sequence:
- the LOC139871055 gene encoding uncharacterized protein has translation MFADRKRTDREFVVGNWVLVKLQPYRKSTLRDGRYHKLVPKYYGTFEIIQKIWQVAYKLQLPSTAQIHPIFHVSQLKSFKSSSTPVMGSLPHLNGDGLISQRPVKILERKLMKVHNRPAVYVLIQWQGGTSEDATWESIEDVMLHYPDFGVFDQQS, from the coding sequence ATGTTTGCTGATAGGAAAAGAACTGATAGGGAATTTGTTGTTGGGAATTGGGTGTTGGTCAAATTGCAACCATACAGGAAAAGTACTTTAAGAGATGGCAGGTATCATAAGTTGGTTCCAAAGTACTATGGAACCTTTGAGATAATTCAAAAAATATGGCAAGTAGCTTATAAGCTACAGCTCCCAAGCACTGCTCAAATTCATCCAATCTTCCATGTGTCTCAACTCAAGTCATTCAAGTCCAGTAGTACACCAGTTATGGGTTCATTACCACATTTAAATGGAGATGGATTGATTTCTCAAAGACCAGTCAAAATTTTGGAAAGGAAGCTTATGAAGGTTCATAATAGGCCAGCAGTTTATGTCTTGATTCAATGGCAAGGTGGAACCAGTGAAGATGCTACTTGGGAATCAATTGAAGATGTTATGCTGCATTATCCAGATTTTGGTGTGTTTGATCAACAATCTTGA